The Lolium perenne isolate Kyuss_39 chromosome 6, Kyuss_2.0, whole genome shotgun sequence genome segment TATGAGTATTTTACTATTTTTAGATATGTATGTACATGGCCGACTCTAGGATTTGGAGGGCCCTAGGGCAAATTCTATAAATGGACCCAATTTAAGCTACGTGCATGCTAGATGGGCTTAAAAAAAAGTCTTCTACCTTTTTCTATATGCACTGTGCCAGAAATAATGGCCAGAGCCGGCCCTGTGTATGTATTGCACATGTATTTCGCAGGGATTTTATGACGAAGGGGATAATCCCATGTGAAAATCGTTTCTTCTCAGCATTCCGTTTAAATAATTGTCAAAAAAATTGCATGAAGCATGCACCAAATGTCAAAATTATAGCATACATGCTGTTCCACGCGACCGATGCTAGGACGAGATAGCTGATGACAATGATACCTTGACGTTCTCTTCCTGCAGGAGGAAGCCTTCCACCGGTCACAGAGGTGACAGGGGCAACTAGGGAAGCGAGTTTCAAAAGGTAACTTAACTTGCTGCAGCCACTTGCACATCAAATGATCCCCTTGCGTCTTCCATCCAGAACTACAAAACTTCAACGAACGTAATCTGCAGGAACATTTCCATCATGTTATATGCTCGTTCTCATTCAGATCTCTTGGACTTTCTCTTTCGTGATCCTGACTGTTTCGGCCTCTCCTTACGGCCTACATTGTCGCCAGCTTCCTTGTGTTTCCTCTTCTTATTCTTCAACGTAGACTTCTCGGCATCCCCATCCATGAGATGTTCGTACTCTTCTAGACTTGCAAATGGAGTTGAGCCGCTCTTTGCACCATGCTTCCGCTTTTGCCCACGGGCTGCAGCCTTTACGTCAGGAATGTTATCATCTGAATCGTCAGCACTCTCGGCTTCAGAGTCCACAAAGGACATGTTAAGATCatcatcttcgtcttcatcattTTCCATTCCTTCATCGTCGTCTGAAATGTCAACCAACTCATCAACATCACTGTCATCTCTAAGCAtatcctcatcctcctcaaatgCCTTGGCATCCAGATTGTCGTAGTCATATTCGCCATCCGACGCAGACCCATCTTCCAGCTCCTGCATCTCGTCGTCACTTTCATCACTAGCATCATCAGCTTCATCAGCTAAGAGCTCTCCAGTATCTTCATCGACAACTGAAGCTTTCTTCTTTGCCTTCGGCTTGATAGGGCCAGTCTTGTTCATGTAGAAACGATGGAAAACAACATCTTCTGGAGGAACTTCATTTTCTTCAAGTTCTAGCAGATCTTGTCCAATGAGACGATGACCCAGGTCAAGCTGCGGAGACACGACAGATAGATCAGCCAATGAAATTGCAGCAGTGGCAACTCGTACTAAATTTACATTATGGAGAGTGCCACATATGCTGCGCATGATGATAGAATGCACAGCAGATAACACAGTCAAACATCATTATTGAACATGTGGCCAGGTAACAAATAGGCAGCTATCTTCAGTGGCCAGCAAATATATGCAGAGAGATTGATCTTACGTAAGCATATTCAAATTAATTATGAAGAAGATAAATGTGTTTGTGTAATGACCCTTAGGCCTGATCGAGGTGTCACTGCACTTAAATGGGGCATGTACAGAGGAGCACACACGCAGGGAGAAAGTTAAGAATGAGGAAAACCGATATATATCTCGCTTAATTCCAAATGTAACAATGGCCATTCTTACGGAAAGGTGGTACAACCTAGAGGATGGAAACACACAAAAGATAGCACTAACTTAAAGGAAGTACTTTGTAACAAGTATTGAGAAATGATCGCAATTTAGCAACGGTTGCAGTACACGCTAGTCTATGAGTGGTTTACTGGCTTACTGTCCATGACACATACGGGCATTATCTGACACATGACCAAGGCAAAGCAACAGTACCAATACATCATCTCCTATTAGTGAGGCTACATGGGAACCATGACAAACATACGAAAAAATAACACAAAAAATGTTAAACAAATGCACAATTCGAAttcaacaaaagaaaataaagggAAAAAATCCATACCTTTTTAGCTGGTGCAATTTGTGATCCACCATGCCATTTTCCTTCAGCAATGCGGTTTCCTTTCGGTTTCTTCTCCATGAATTTGTCAAGGAAGGCAGGAAGCGACAGGTCTGTCAATGGATCACCATTATAAACAATATTGTTCCCAGATAGCAATGTCCTAGCCATTGTAAATACTGAAGGGTGCACATGTGAGGCCAATAACGTTAGCTCCCACCAACTGGCACGATCTGCATTGCTGAGAACACAGCAAAAGGCAAAGGTGATGAAAAACACTGCTTGTAGTACAAAAAAAAGGAGAGAACAAATATCATGTTATAAGTTGCTAGAGATCTTCAGTCAGAAAATATGGTGGCTGACTATGTATAGCAAGTGACCAATACTTTCTGAGATTTTTCTTGCAACTGGATTGCAATAGTATAGCATTTTGAGATAAAATAGATTACATATTAAGAATGGTACACGATAGCATTGCCACTAGTGGTTCACAACGTATAGCAAGAAATTTATTATACACTTGGATAAGATAGTAGTGCTAATCATAATAATTCCCAAATTATGCAAAATATAGGGCAAAAATACAATACCAGTAAGAAGGCTCTCTGTGTCGTGGATTATACACTTGGATAACATGTGATGTCGACCCCTCAGCTGATCCATTGGTTTGACCCTTCTCATGACCAGAGACAACTTTTGCTTGCTTCGTAGTATCAGAACCATCCTCAGAATCAGAATTGTATTTCTCATGTGAAGCCAACATACCATCCTGCATATTTGGAGTTGTTGAAGCAATAGCAGGTTCCTCAGGATTCTCAACAATGTCCTCAAAGTGTTCAATACCATCATCGACAGATTCATTCTGGAGCACAATCGACCTGAATTTTTTAAATGTAAATTATGCATTCAATAATATTCGATGACATGCCATGGTATTGACAAGTAACCACATACCATAATGGTGGCTTTGCTTTAAGAACCTCAGACAGTATGAAAAGGCATCCACAAGCATACTGTGGAGGGCGTTGAAGAGCCACCTGTTTAGAGACATCACGATTAATTATAGATCCCTAGTTCCGTTATATTCCGTAAAATAATTAATAATACTGGTAAAACTGAAACATTGAACACTTCAAATTTGTATATTTCATTTTGCTACTCCAGTGAGCTGAAAAAACGGACCGCTAGTTGCGTGCTATGGCGCCAGCTTTGATATACATATTGTCCAGATTTAGAAATGACTATGGTCTAAACATCGATTGAAGTCTTTAAAATGAGGTTGGTTTTAGTCCTGAAATTTTGCACGACTGCATCAATGTACAACATATAATCTTCATCTTTtctcaacaacaaaaaaaaaaaaaaacatataaTCTTCATAGTACTACAAATTATGAGTTTTTAGGCTTCACTTGATTGGTTGTATTTCAGCCCATTACCATTGTATTCACTCAGCCCAGGTCTGCAATAGGAGCTAGTATGGCTAGTTTTGGGCGGCAAAAAACCAGTTTTGATACGCCCAGAAAAAGCATAAACTAGTGAGACATTCATGTTTCTTTATCCACAAACATCGCGCAAACCGAGAGCGCCTAAGGGCCGCGAGGCGGCGGCAAACCACCACCGGAGAGAGCGACGCACGGCAGCCAATGATTAAAGTGCAGCAAGTGTCCACCTGGGTTGCGGCAGCCAGCTATTTGAAGCATGCATTCTGATGCCACCTCAACGCATCCAGTCTTCTCGGCCGGAATGGAAGGCACCGGTGGTTCTTTTCCAAATCCAGAGCTGCCGAGCTCAGAGTTCTTGAATCCTCAGACATGGCAACCGTCATTCCCTCCACCAGACCTATCCTTCCAGCAGGCAAGGAGGTGACCATTCATGTTGGTTAGCTCAGCGCTTGGATCGGCACTGCAGCCAAGTCTGCTGAATTGACGGTCGAGGATTTGTTCGTAGCGCTGGGGAGTAGCCGGCGGATCATTACACAATTATGCCTCTTCTCCCTCAAGAGGCATTGAACCCAAACACAATAAATTGCAGAGGCTTCATTTATGCCCAAAATATGCGAATGCATATTAATTACAGGCATTACAAAGCTCCACAGAGGAGCCTTATGGAAATTTTAAACCCATTTTCATGGAATTTACAACTTCTGGGAAATTTTCACTTGGTATTTCCATGTGCAACTGTGTAGTTTTTAGCTCTAGTGTATTTGTTTTAGTGTTGTAGAATAATGTTAGTGCCGTAGAGTTGTAGTGTAACTAGTGTCAGTCCTTTATGCTCTTCCTGGTCATTCAAGTCAGCTATCATGTTAAAAACAATTCAAACAACAGACCTGCAGTAGTCGCTTCGAAAATGCAGCTACTCTCTTTAacattacatcattcttcatcgCTTTCACCAGTAGACCTAGAAATAATTCCGGCTGAAATATGCAGACATAACTAGTCAGGTAAACTATAGAAAAAAGACTACTAACAATATATGAGGGTGCAAAGAGCATAGCCACATTTTCATGGTTGCGTTATGCCAGTAAGAGACATCAAAACCAAGTTACTGTTTGAAGATCAAAGTATGCTAAAATATAGAACAAACAGAAAGCATGACAAAAGGACCAGCCACTGAAACCTTTGATGAAGTAACAGCTGAAGGACTCAACAGTTTCGCATATAATGCACGGTAAAAACGGTCACTTGCAATTTGATTTTTTGTCGAGATCTGGTACAAAAGCATTAACGACTGAACACCAACATTGAAGTTCTCAGAGTGCACCTACATGCAAAATAATTGTCAGATAGGGTCCTTACAGAAAGCTCTATGTGCTTCAGACAGCAACTTATCAATGTACTTTTGATCTTTTATATTAGCTAATAACCTCACCAGTCTAAAAAGAATTGGTGTCTGAACTTCCACAATATCATCAACTTCAGAGCTTGCAACATATGGTAATGCTCTATTTACGCCCTGCATAGATGAAAGGATTAATACACAACTAGAGACACGAGTCATTAACCAGTTTGAGCACCATAAAGGGAAACACATGCATGTAATCATACTTaacacatactccctccgttctgaaatACTCCGCATTCTAGGAATAAAATTTGTTCTGAAATACTCTACATTCTAGCTTTTAGTCAACAAGAATACGGAAAACGACGTGGTCCTCCTTTATCTATTGGATGTCACTATTTTCAATGTAGTAAATGACTACTAATTTGTCTTATTTTTCCTAGAATGTAGAGTAAAAGAGAACTGAGGGAGTAATACGACAAAGCAAAGACAATACTACGCAAGTCTGCAGAGTGCAAAACATACAGTTAAAAGTGCAGAGAGAAGGCGGGAATCCATCTCTAAATCTGATCCTGCTGGTGGATTCACTTCATGGCTTTCATGTGAATTAGAGTCATTGACCTTGTCCTTTCTTCCCTTTGTTTTTCCGTTTTCATCTTTTTTCTTGCCATGTTTACTTCGTTTTTCTCCTTTAGTATCACGAGGGCAAGACATGAGTACCTGACAACAGTTCCATAGAACAAGAAAGACAATTTTAAATATTTAAAAACAATTAACACCATACAAGTGAGCAGACTATGAAAATGAACTTTAAGCCATAGGAAAAAAATTACATTTAATGTGAAAGGCAGAAGTGCAGAGAGCCAGAGAGAAACGGGGCTAACAAGATGGAGAACTGAGGATGTGATGAAAAGACAGTAAAACTAATGGTTGGCAGGAAAAGGGCCAACGGCTAACAACTCCTAAGCACAACAATTATAAACTGCTGAACCACATCCAAACCTTGAAAAGGGCAATGTAGACATCCACCAACCGCTTAGCAAGTTTAGGTCCATCTCCTTTTTTGGCAAGAAAAATATGGCTCAAAAAGTTGACCTGTACAATAGTACCTTCAGTTAAAAAATGCATAGGTAGGATACTTCCAATACATAGCAGCTTGGATAGATGAGCATATTTCGGTCACTCAAAAAGTGAAACTTTTCAAAAATGTTAACAGTAAGAGAACCAATTTACCAACCTGCACTGTTTATGAAAGTAAGAAGCAACGAGTAAAATAGTAAGGAAAACAATAACATACAGCTTGGTATTTGGCCCTAAGCCCAACATGTGGTCTGAACAGAAATGAGTCCACCTCATCTATCACAACCATCTGCAAATTTTAAAATGTCCAAGAACACAAAAGAATTAGGTTTTTTAAGTCCTTAGTCAGCAAAATATTATACAGTTAACTATCTTGATCAAATAGATAATTCATGACAGTAACACAGGTGATGCATCTTTTTAACGAAACAAATGAATATACCTTCATATTGGGATGAGTGGACAGGAGACCTGTTAACAGATAAGCGGCACTTGATGCTGCCCTTCTTTCAGGATCTCCAAGCTGCCATAGATTTGCAACAGGATGACTAAGAATAAGGCCGCTTCCCGTAAAAATTGAAGGTATTGCTTCTCATAAGTAATCTAGTATTGTACTATGAACTATATCTGCTCTGGGCACATTATAATAAGTGAAAATGGAGGAATAGCAGAAAATAACAACTTACTTTGTTAACAAGAGCTGTAAGTAACCGGCGCTCCTGTTCAGATTTACTCTTTAAAAGGGTGGAAACCGTCTGCAGAGAGAGGAAAACAACGAACACGCATTCATGACAAGGAACCTTATGAATATTCTTAGTGATCCTAGTAATAGCACAAATTAGCGAGAATTATATTTAACGAAGCTAGGATAACTAAATCCTCGAAAAAGAATGCCAGCCATTTGCCAGATAATCTCATGAGGGACCAGTGGCAGAGTTAAAGCTTCCAGATTCGTCAGAATCCCCACACTTAGCCAGAATCGGAAACCAACCAGTTACAGGTAAGAGCAGTTTCGAACCTCCTGGTTTTCTTTCAAACTTCAATACTCAATAAGGCAACTACGCTTTCACAACTGGTTGCTGGGGAACTTCGGCTGATTCGACAAATTACTGCCAGAAACTAAGCTGGTTTTCAAATTTTCTGATGCCTGCCAGGAAATCCAGTTCCCTACAGGAAGCTAGTTCCCatgcaatatatatctgaacaaaaGACTGACTTGAAATTGTCTTGCTTAATAACCCATGTTAAATCAGTTTGAAAGATGATGCAATATCAACTCAACAACTAATCTCCGCAATTTAGTTTTagacaaatttgaactaaaactacgacacttattatggataggAAGGAGTTAGGGATGCAGCTTCAGTCCCAAGACAGACACAGCTAAACTAGATGTGATGCAAGTTTGTCTTGACAAACCATGCTTAGCTGTCTCAAAACCGTACTGTTGTAGCAATTTTTACTGCAGCTCCAACACATCTTGTTAAATGTTTGCTATGATGTTTTGATTTTTCGCAACTACTTTCTTGTGCTCAATATTTCCAAGTAtctgatgtgatgcagaaaataATAGAATATGGCGCACTACAAGTTCCCCAATACGCTCATTCTGTGAGGGCATAATGTTATGTCTTTGCCCAGAACCAGAGCAATGATAAGGTTTGTTTCATATAAATACACAATTTGGGCTAACCTTCATTGCTTTGTCCTTAAGACTTGGCAGCATATCTTTCAATGCATCCTCCAGTGCAATAACAAACTTCTCATACCTGTAACAGTAATCAGAAAAttaaaacagaaaaatagaatgATCACACACCAACAAACAACATGAAAGAGTTTGTTCATGCATGTATATCATCCATTTCTCCATTAACAATCAATTCAGATCAAGTGTTCTGTAAGAATCATGGGTAAATTTCACATAACTCGGGTTTTTGAGCATTGGCAAGTGGCAACATAAAGCTACAGTTTTTCTAAAACTTTCACATAACCATAGATATTTGGAAAATTGGTAGCATAGACCCTAGCTAGC includes the following:
- the LOC127307303 gene encoding protein SLOW WALKER 2, whose product is MTEPNPKPKSAKKARKPAASGEEKSMDELKSDASPTRLKPTKKSKKPAADGEEEAADAVKLDVNPNPKSAKKKKKKKKLAASGEEGDLDAIKSDVASFASSLGLVPGAGSSSGFDDSDFRKSGPINAPKPPKHPQTPEAAPNTQNPKPTKKPHPLELHGPHTAATTSAATNYPLVKAGALSGQWYADADELETKVLGDRKHAPPAMGLQEMQRLVERKRELAEKLMAQYSRDYDTGRRGTGDLKLLEMSAKSGTSSDKVSAFTCLVEDNPIANMRALDSLIGMVASKAGKRYAFTGFDALRELFEMRLLPDRKLKSLIQRPLDILPETKDGYSLLLFWYWEDCLKQRYEKFVIALEDALKDMLPSLKDKAMKTVSTLLKSKSEQERRLLTALVNKLGDPERRAASSAAYLLTGLLSTHPNMKMVVIDEVDSFLFRPHVGLRAKYQAVNFLSHIFLAKKGDGPKLAKRLVDVYIALFKVLMSCPRDTKGEKRSKHGKKKDENGKTKGRKDKVNDSNSHESHEVNPPAGSDLEMDSRLLSALLTGVNRALPYVASSEVDDIVEVQTPILFRLVHSENFNVGVQSLMLLYQISTKNQIASDRFYRALYAKLLSPSAVTSSKPELFLGLLVKAMKNDVMLKRVAAFSKRLLQVALQRPPQYACGCLFILSEVLKAKPPLWSIVLQNESVDDGIEHFEDIVENPEEPAIASTTPNMQDGMLASHEKYNSDSEDGSDTTKQAKVVSGHEKGQTNGSAEGSTSHVIQVYNPRHREPSYCNADRASWWELTLLASHVHPSVFTMARTLLSGNNIVYNGDPLTDLSLPAFLDKFMEKKPKGNRIAEGKWHGGSQIAPAKKLDLGHRLIGQDLLELEENEVPPEDVVFHRFYMNKTGPIKPKAKKKASVVDEDTGELLADEADDASDESDDEMQELEDGSASDGEYDYDNLDAKAFEEDEDMLRDDSDVDELVDISDDDEGMENDEDEDDDLNMSFVDSEAESADDSDDNIPDVKAAARGQKRKHGAKSGSTPFASLEEYEHLMDGDAEKSTLKNKKRKHKEAGDNVGRKERPKQSGSRKRKSKRSE